The DNA region CCCAAGAAGAGCATCAAGTGCAGGAACAGAAAGTCACAGAGAATGAACTTAACATGTGTGAGCATTGTAGCAGTGCATCAAACTCAAAAGAAATGAACTTAGGGGCAGCTTCAGGTACTTAATTTTCTAGAATCTTCTCCTAAACCTCAAATTAAACACAAGAAGTCAACCACACACCTGCACCTCCCTTTATTTCTTAGCATGATCATGGAAGGAGCATCATCACCAGCTaagacaaaacaaaaaagtaacTTTTTGAGATAATAAAATGCGATGTTCGTTTACCTTTTAATGTAACTATGAGGGACTGAGGGTCCTGCAGTATCATATATATGGTGCAGTTATTTGTGTGCCATTTTAGTTACTTCTCTAAGAATATTCAtacttaatttaaatttttttagaaaGTTCATGATCTTTCCATTATTACTGGCTATGCATTCTATAAACTCGTGACAGTGGTGGCTGTTGTGTATGCAGGGAGATCTTTTCCAACAGATTCGCCATCCTCTCTTATTGCCGAGGTAATATAAgacaaatatttatatatttttggatggttttggttttgatggtgttatatttcattttttttaaatactcaAATATTGGATACTCATTTGAGAGGCTAATTAATAGCTATCATAGTGCATAATTTGTTCCATTGACAGAACTATGACCTCAAAACTTGCACCATTCAGGGTTGGTAATTTGCCGGCCACCTCCTATTAGGCTTAAACATAGTTTATAACATGTTTGAAATTAAAGTTAAATAATTCAATTATAATCTTTTTACATAGACAATTACTACTACTAATACACACCTGACTTTTAAAAACATTAGTTTCTTCTGAGTTGTCCAACTTACCTATGAGTTAAACAACCTTATCTTAGGTGAACAAGTAATTTTGTCTGTAAAAGTTGAAGCACAAAGAAGTGATTAATTATAAGTCTCAATAGACTTATCTTAATTACATTATTCAACTTAGGTGAGTTTATTTAATACGTGAGAGAAGTTTGACAACCCTTTTTTGGTTCTTGAATAGCAGGTACATTATATATACAGTAAAAAAACTAAATCATGCATCTGCATTTTGGGCAGAGGCATTTAGTAGCATATAGAGTGATCTAATTAACTAATATGGTTAGATACAAATACAACACATGTTTGTTGGTTGAGGTTAATTTCTGATTTCAATGACAGAAAGCGATGAGACATATGGTTGTGTTGGATGAGAGGATGCATGGCCGGTCAATGCTGGGACCTGCAAGACACCATGTTGAAGAAATAGTGGTTACAAACGACAGTGATAATGGAGAGGACATTGTGGAGATGGATTATGCGAACCCTCACAGAAAACCACCCATTCACAATGAAAAGCCTTGATTTCATGCTTCATTCAACATAAAT from Lotus japonicus ecotype B-129 chromosome 2, LjGifu_v1.2 includes:
- the LOC130737298 gene encoding uncharacterized protein LOC130737298 → MTSLPLLLLLVLSVSLHACTPRPLTEKDTAHYHFDKGLEKLLVLTTSSVKDYTQEEHQVQEQKVTENELNMCEHCSSASNSKEMNLGAASGRSFPTDSPSSLIAEKAMRHMVVLDERMHGRSMLGPARHHVEEIVVTNDSDNGEDIVEMDYANPHRKPPIHNEKP